The proteins below are encoded in one region of Pelagibacterium flavum:
- a CDS encoding TRAP transporter substrate-binding protein, with protein sequence MKTIITTSLAVALAMSVALPANAQISERTIRIANGVAEDHPVGDGVDAMTQCVDEATGGAWTINAFWSSSLGDDLQSAQSLRSGTLEMVISSTSPLVAIEPALGVFDLPFLLSSAEEADALLDGEFGTYMADMMPEHNLVNLAHWENGFRNLSNSVRPVESLEDFEGMRVRVMQNNIFLDTFQTLGTNATPMAFGEVFTALETGAIDAQENPYVTIDTSRFYEVQDYVSNTRHAYTPFMVLFSKPIFDTYSEEEQQILFDCAIVGRDAQREASRALSDESLQRIIDAGVEVNDISDEAMAEIRQAVAGVYERSADSIGADVIERVNAELAAIRGQ encoded by the coding sequence ATGAAAACCATCATCACCACATCGCTGGCCGTCGCGCTGGCCATGAGCGTGGCCCTGCCGGCCAATGCCCAGATTTCCGAGCGCACCATCCGCATCGCCAACGGCGTTGCCGAAGATCACCCGGTGGGCGACGGTGTGGACGCCATGACCCAGTGCGTCGATGAAGCCACCGGCGGCGCATGGACAATCAACGCGTTCTGGTCGTCCTCGCTCGGCGACGATCTGCAGTCGGCGCAGTCCCTGCGTTCGGGCACGCTCGAAATGGTCATTTCCTCGACCTCGCCGCTGGTCGCCATCGAACCGGCCCTCGGCGTATTCGATCTGCCCTTCCTTCTTTCCAGCGCGGAAGAAGCCGACGCCCTGCTCGACGGCGAATTCGGCACCTACATGGCCGACATGATGCCCGAGCACAACCTGGTCAATCTCGCCCATTGGGAAAACGGGTTCCGTAACCTTTCCAACTCGGTCCGCCCGGTGGAAAGCCTTGAAGATTTCGAAGGCATGCGCGTCCGCGTCATGCAGAACAACATCTTCCTCGACACCTTCCAGACCCTTGGCACCAACGCAACGCCCATGGCGTTCGGTGAAGTGTTCACGGCTCTGGAAACCGGCGCCATCGATGCCCAGGAAAACCCCTACGTAACGATCGACACCTCGCGCTTCTATGAAGTGCAGGATTACGTCTCCAATACCCGTCACGCCTACACCCCGTTCATGGTTCTGTTTTCCAAGCCGATCTTCGACACCTATTCCGAAGAAGAGCAGCAGATCCTGTTCGATTGCGCCATCGTTGGCCGTGACGCCCAGCGTGAGGCCAGCCGCGCCCTGTCCGATGAATCGCTCCAGCGCATCATCGACGCAGGCGTGGAAGTCAACGACATCTCCGATGAAGCCATGGCCGAAATCCGGCAGGCTGTTGCTGGCGTTTACGAGCGCAGCGCGGATTCGATCGGTGCCGACGTCATCGAACGGGTCAACGCCGAACTCGCCGCCATTCGCGGCCAGTAA
- a CDS encoding TRAP transporter large permease subunit — protein sequence MIILVFLGSLFGTLAIGLPVAFALLTTGIVLMSYMGIFNTQIIAQQMITGANTFTLLAIPFFLLAGELMNAGGLSRRIVHFAVTCVGHIRGGLGFVAVMAAVIMASMSGSAAADSAALAAILVPMMRDAGYNVPRAAGLMASGGIVAPVIPPSLAYIIFGVAANVSITGLFLGGIVPGLMMALALAAMWGFVARTEKVVALPKSSGKERFRAAGAAVWALFMPVIILAGIRFGVFTPTEAAVTAAVYALFVGGVVYRELTWASLYRVFVNAAKTTSIVMFLVAAALVTSWLITSANIPNQLVGLVQPFIDNPKLLMLCIVLLLLVVGMVLDLAPTILIFAPVLMPMIRAADIDPVYFGIIFVMTTCISLITPPVGVVLNVVSGVSRVPMGKVVYGVLPFILSQIIVLALLVMFPEIVLTPLNWLR from the coding sequence ATGATCATTCTGGTCTTTCTCGGCTCGCTGTTCGGCACGCTGGCCATCGGGCTGCCGGTCGCCTTTGCGCTTTTGACCACCGGCATCGTCCTGATGTCCTACATGGGCATCTTCAACACCCAGATCATCGCCCAGCAGATGATCACCGGGGCCAATACCTTCACCCTCCTTGCCATCCCCTTCTTCCTGCTGGCCGGCGAATTGATGAATGCGGGGGGCCTGTCGCGCCGCATCGTGCATTTCGCCGTCACCTGCGTGGGTCACATAAGGGGCGGGCTGGGCTTTGTGGCTGTCATGGCCGCCGTCATCATGGCGTCGATGTCGGGCTCGGCCGCCGCCGATTCCGCCGCGCTTGCCGCCATTCTCGTGCCCATGATGCGCGATGCTGGCTATAACGTGCCCCGCGCCGCCGGCTTGATGGCATCGGGCGGCATTGTCGCGCCGGTCATTCCCCCTTCGCTCGCCTACATCATCTTCGGTGTTGCAGCCAATGTTTCGATCACCGGCCTGTTTTTGGGCGGCATCGTGCCGGGCCTGATGATGGCGCTGGCCCTCGCCGCCATGTGGGGCTTCGTTGCGCGCACCGAAAAGGTCGTGGCCCTGCCCAAAAGCTCGGGCAAGGAGCGCTTCAGGGCCGCCGGTGCTGCCGTCTGGGCGCTGTTCATGCCCGTCATCATCCTGGCCGGCATCCGGTTCGGGGTCTTCACCCCGACCGAAGCGGCAGTGACCGCTGCCGTTTACGCGCTTTTCGTGGGTGGCGTGGTTTATCGCGAATTGACCTGGGCCAGCCTTTACCGGGTGTTCGTCAACGCCGCCAAGACCACCTCGATCGTCATGTTCCTGGTCGCCGCCGCGCTGGTCACGTCCTGGCTCATCACCTCGGCCAACATTCCCAATCAGCTGGTCGGTCTCGTCCAGCCCTTCATCGACAATCCCAAGCTCCTGATGCTGTGCATCGTTCTGCTGCTGCTTGTCGTGGGCATGGTGCTCGATCTGGCTCCGACCATCCTGATCTTTGCCCCCGTGCTCATGCCCATGATCCGGGCGGCCGATATCGATCCCGTCTATTTCGGCATCATTTTTGTGATGACCACCTGTATCTCGCTGATCACCCCGCCTGTCGGCGTCGTGCTCAACGTGGTCAGCGGGGTCTCGCGCGTGCCCATGGGCAAGGTGGTGTATGGCGTCCTGCCATTCATCCTCTCCCAGATCATCGTGCTGGCCCTGCTCGTTATGTTCCCCGAAATCGTGCTCACGCCGCTCAATTGGCTGCGCTGA
- a CDS encoding TRAP transporter small permease — protein sequence MARAINLVVKAIEFVLAALLLGMVVMVATNVVLRYGFNRGLNFSEEMSRYFFVWLTFIGTVLAFKDHGHIGVETIVRLFGRRGRVACMLITNIIILLTSVVFFHGTWVQHPINASMTAAVVGMSMIWVYGVGYFTSLGIGLIALFRIFEIVTGRITEADIARFAGEYEENQQVDRAI from the coding sequence ATGGCTAGGGCCATCAATCTCGTTGTAAAAGCGATCGAGTTCGTCCTGGCCGCGCTCTTGCTCGGCATGGTTGTCATGGTCGCGACCAATGTCGTGCTCAGATACGGGTTTAATCGCGGCCTGAACTTTTCCGAAGAAATGAGCCGCTATTTCTTTGTCTGGCTCACCTTCATCGGCACCGTTCTGGCCTTCAAGGACCACGGTCATATCGGGGTGGAAACCATCGTCAGGCTGTTCGGCCGCCGGGGTCGCGTGGCCTGCATGCTGATCACCAACATCATCATTCTTTTGACCTCGGTGGTGTTCTTCCACGGCACGTGGGTCCAGCACCCCATCAACGCCTCGATGACGGCCGCCGTGGTCGGCATGTCGATGATCTGGGTCTATGGCGTTGGCTATTTCACTTCGCTCGGCATTGGCCTGATCGCGCTGTTCCGCATCTTTGAAATCGTCACCGGCCGCATCACCGAAGCCGATATCGCCCGCTTTGCCGGCGAGTATGAGGAAAACCAGCAAGTGGACCGCGCCATATGA